The sequence GCTTAATTATTTTCTGTTTCCGGAATTGTGCGTCTGAACTCATCAATTAACTCATCTAATTCCTCTAGCGCCTGATTCACATCAATTCTTAAAGTTCCCAAATTTGGTTGCTCTAATAAACTCAGTAAATACTGGCGTTTACCTTGAACTACGGCAATTCGTTCTTTTATAGTCTGTAAATCCATGCTGTTTGCAATCCTTAACTAACTTCAAATTTAAAATTAACGCAAAATAAGAAACCGAGACGCCAACATTCTAGCCGCTTCAGTGGGTGGCGCTTGGCTTGACCCAACTTACTTTTCCAGCTAAAAAACACACTTTACTTCACTTTGTCAAGTATCCGAGGTTCAGCGCACAGCAAGACAATTGTCCAGTGGCTCTTCCCTAAATTGTTACTCATAGCCGATGATAGAAAAGCTGAAGTGTTAAGAATTTATACTAGTCTAAAATCATGTTACGCCAAATTTCTTTGGGAACAATCGGTTTAAGTGTCGGCAGTATCTTAACTGTCATGGGTTTTATTGCTTATGCTGCTAACAACGCCACACTCAATCTTGTCGGTTTCTTTTATGGATTTCCTTTACTGTTGGGAGGGTTAGCACTCAAAGCTAACGAGCTCAAGCCCATACCCTTTAGTCAACCAACAACACCATCTGTTTTGCGGCTGCGAGAGCAACAAGCAACCGTAACTCAAAATAAAATTCGCAAAGATATTACCCGATATTGTTATGGTCAAGATGCCCATTTAGATAGCGCTCTAGCTTATCTGGGCCTCAGTCCCACAGATGAAGAACGACCAATCGTTACAGGATTGCGAGAAACAGAAATTGATGGGGCTTATGCTTTAATTTTAGAATTTGATTCGCCACAAATGACAATTAATACTTGGCAGCAAAAGCAAGAAAAAATGACTAGCTATTTCGGCCCCGGAGTAGAAATTCAAATCATCCAGCCAAATGAAAATAACATTGAATTAGCATTAATTACTAGTCAAAAATAATCAATTTCGTGCGGGAGAGGGAATTATCTACGGCTACATCTTCATAAATTAAATCAGCAACACCATAAAACAAAAGCCAACGGCGTAGAGGTTTTACCACCATCGACCGTTGACTTTTGACTTTACATTCAAAAAATGCGGATGGCGAGACTCGAACTCGCAAGGCAAAGCCACACGCACCTCAAGCGTGCGCGTATACCAATTCCGCCACATCCGCACGGTTTGTCTGAATAAAGAATATAGCATAAATTTTTTGCCAGTGGATACCAGACTGACAGAAATGTGGTGACTCGACAGGTGATATTAAAAAAGGTAGAGCGATCGCCGGATGCGAAGAAGTCTGAAGTGTATGGTAGCCACATACTTCATACTCCAGATGAAGCTTGGGAATCTCCTGTCATAATTTGAAATAAGGCGAAAGCATTGTTGCAAGTCGAATAGGAGAGAATGTCAATCTACTGGTACTGATATCGAAACTAAAAAATGAAGTTTGACAAAATATTAATCGCCAATCGGGGAGAAATCGCCCTTCGTATTCTC is a genomic window of Fortiea contorta PCC 7126 containing:
- a CDS encoding DUF2854 domain-containing protein, whose translation is MLRQISLGTIGLSVGSILTVMGFIAYAANNATLNLVGFFYGFPLLLGGLALKANELKPIPFSQPTTPSVLRLREQQATVTQNKIRKDITRYCYGQDAHLDSALAYLGLSPTDEERPIVTGLRETEIDGAYALILEFDSPQMTINTWQQKQEKMTSYFGPGVEIQIIQPNENNIELALITSQK